One Lycium barbarum isolate Lr01 chromosome 5, ASM1917538v2, whole genome shotgun sequence genomic window carries:
- the LOC132639204 gene encoding uncharacterized protein LOC132639204: MVEKNRLLEADKVSLSQDNAHFSSRLGELKATISQLQSELDSVKTDAVKMAKRHRLLESENATDNEKLRVMEQKAEDRARICDKLKSKFEEAAEANDILKAELESATQTQRILDEERSKLVAKLAKVEADLKESLKDVKAAEARTTIAVEYERWKSRRATLEQAQQGLGDLAALILEARTIEEEAKKSLDPES; encoded by the coding sequence ATGGTTGAAAAGAACCGACTCCTGGAAGCAGACAAGGTCAGCCTTAGCCAAGACAATGCCCATTTTTCTTCGAGGCTCGGTGAACTCAAGGCTACTATCTCTCAACTCCAAAGTGAGCTTGATTCGGTCAAGACTGATGCCGTGAAGATGGCCAAGAGGCATAGGCTGCTTGAATCCGAAAATGCTACGGACAATGAGAAGTTGAGGGTAATGGAACAGAAAGCCGAGGATCGGGCCCGGATTTGCGACAAGCTCAAAAGCAAATTTGAGGAGGCAGCCGAGGCCAATGACATTCTTAAGGCCGAGCTTGAGTCGGCTACTCAAACTCAAAGGATTCTCGACGAAGAGAGATCGAaattagtggctaaattggcCAAAGTTGAGGCTGACTTAAAAGAGTCTCTTAAGGACGTGAAGGCTGCCGAGGCCCGTACCACGATTGCGGTTGaatatgaacggtggaagtctcggagggctACCCTTGAGCAAGCTCAACAAGGATTAGGGGACCTTGCGGCTCTGATACTCGAAGCTAGAACAATCGAGGAGGAGGCTAAGAAATCCCTTGACCCCGAGTCTTAA